CAAGGCCGTGAGCACAGCTCAGGGACACAGAAGATTCTGTGGTGATGCAGAGGCATAAAGCGCTTTCTTTTTTAACCTCTGAACATTTGGAAATGTGGGGAAAGGTAAATAGATCAGGTTTCACTAGATGCCTTCGAACCCTTCCAGTGCAATGTGCAGCCAGCACTCCTGAGGACGGCAAACAGTGAGGTTGCTGGAGAGAAGTGCCGCGCCGGACAGCCCTCCTCGTCCCAGTGACCTGCTCCTCCACACGCTTGGGCAGAAACCAATCACCTACCTAATGACTTCGTGTTTGATCCCATACTGCTCATCTGAATTTCTTCCCGATCAGGTTTCTTATCTACAGGGAGTCAGAAAGTCATCCAGGTCAAAACCAACTCTTCAAACTTCACTCATCATAAAAAGTGCTCTCAGTcgtctctcctccccctccctctcatCAAATCTTTACTGAGAACCACCCACAAGTGCCAAGCTCTAGATAAAAGAGATCCCTCTCCTACAGACTCTAACATAAGAAACCATTCACTCTAAGCCAGCGGGCTTCAAACTATTTGGTCTCAAAGCCCCTTTATATTCTTAGAAATTATGAGGATCCAAAGAGTGTTCATTGGTGCAGGTTACTTATATTAACAGCTATGGcgtgaagaaattttaaatattcatttcatttaaaaagaacaataaaccTATTCCATGTTAACATAaatcatacttttaattttttaaaaaaagcattgttTTACGTTTTTGCACATCTTTAAAGCTGGCCTAAGAGAGGGTAGCTAGAGTCCCATATTTGCCTCTGTAATTCAATCTGTTGGGATGTTATTTTGGATGAACTGTAGGAAGAAAATCCAGCCTCACACAGATAAGCAGTTGGAAAAGGGAGGAGAATTTTAAGTCTTTTCAGATGATGGTGACTATTCTTTGATAGTATACTAATACTCAACAAGCAGAGTTTTCTTTAAGGTCAGCACAATGTACAATCTGAATCCAAACCAATGCTCTCTTCATCTTCTGTTAAATTAAAACCCACTGGTCTGTTTTGTACTTTGAATGGATCAATTAACCCTGTGTGATTTTGAAAATCATGCATTGGCCACCTAGAAAATATACTGGTTCACAGAGTTACGCAGATCTTCTAAAGTTAACACATTCCATGATATATCAAAAAAATCACGCTCACTAAAATCATCAAAAATTTCATCAAAAAGTATATTACGTATTGGGATTTTATCAGGCTCACAGTGACAGATACAAGtcttccaaaattaaaattttcacttgaaaatttAGGCAGCAAATACTTGTCAGTTACTTTTTCCCAAACTGCTCTCTGcgttcattttcaagaaaatgtctgtcatttttaagtaaaaatggtgtttccaaaaagaaaaaaacaggtggCTTAGTGCACCTAGTAACTCAAACGAACAGCACAAGTGCTTCCCCTCAAGACAACCACTAGGCTTTGATGTGCTACAAGGTGCCACAGGAGTGCTCCCTGTATCAACACAGAACATTAAAGAGTACTCAAgaatagaaacaataaaattagTAACTGTTACAGCTCCATCAAGTACATTCTTAAGTGAGACTGGCtttcttcccccaccctccccaaacTGGCAAGTACATGGCAACAAAGATGACGACAGCTGGCTTGGTTTGGTGTCACTGCCCTGGTTTATGCTCAGCCCCCAGCAATGAAGCAAGCACCATCCATGTTTCTGTACCATCAAATGTCAACAGATTTGATAATCCTCAGACCACATCTCAAGCAAAATCCCACTGTCATTAAGACAATAAGGATTATAAAAGACACAAGTGAAAATCactttacaaaacaaaatatgtgGTTTGTCTTTTGAAGAAAACGAGTTTGCGCACAGGGCATTTTGTAAGATATGGTCCGGAACAGCAGAGCCATCTCTGGATGACAGAAGTGAGTGGTGTCTGTTGCTGCCCCTTTCCTGGTTTgcctgtattttctaatttttcaacaGTAAACATATACTACTTGGTATTATATGAAAATTTACGAGGAAGAATAATCCTTTTGCAATATTCAGATCTCCCTTGGACTGATGATAGGGTTACATCCCGATAAACCTACCGTTAGGCTGACAGAACGTCATAGTTTAGCCCAGCCTACACGTGTTCACAATCCTTACATCAGTCTACAggtgggcaaaatcatctaacagaGCCTACCTGACAATAAAGCGCTATAAAGACTATCTCACAAGATGATACACTGAAAATGGCACTTAAAGTGAAAGGTGGAACAGCTGTTTGGGCACAGAGCAGTTCTCGGCTTTCGGTTTCCGCTCGCGCTCATGACCGCACGGCTGACTGGGCTCTGTGGCTGACGCCGCTGCTGCCCGTGTGAGAGTGGCCCGCGGTGTCTCACCGGCCACAGAAGAGGTCAGAACTCAACCTGAAGTGTGGTTTCTACTGAACACACATCACTTCTGCACCACCACGAAGTTGAAAAATCACAGATCAAACCATTGTTAAATCAGGGACTCTCTATATACATGTGCCAAATCATTATGCTGCACATCTTAAATGTATAACGTAAGTAAAGAAAACAGCAGGGTTCACTCCGGTCATCTGAAGTCCACGGGCAAAGCTGGGGGGTCACACCCAGGCTAACTCTCTCATCTCCTGACGCACTCTTAGTTTCTAAAGTTCCGTGCTATCATCCTGCAGTGAAGTATAACTCTCCTCCACCAAAAGACAAGCTTCTTCAGAAAATAATACGTATCTTATTTAGTTAGATAGCAGGCCCACGAGAGAAGAGCAGAGGTGGAATAAAACAGAGGTGCATCCCCTAGACCCTGTACCTGACTTCTGGCTCCGGTCAATGAGAGGGAGAGTGCTGTCATCATAGGAGTGACTGCTCTGGCTTCGAGAAGCATTGTTCAGATTCACCTGGAGGCAGAGGTAAAATGCAGTGACGTCACAGAGGACCGAATTCACCCATATCCTACTCCTTAATGGGCTCGGAGTTTTAGGGACTTATTCCCAAATACAATTCTTACCAAAAGCTAACTCACAAGGGTTAAATAAACACCTATAGTGTGAAACAAAGTAAGATATTATggctttgatttgtgtttctgaaCCGATTACAAAGGTACCAAACACTCACACTATCAAAAGGAAATAACAGTCTCAGAAAACGGCAAACTCCTTCCAAGGGCTGAGACAGATTTGGAGAAGAGCCCAAAGGCCACCGTTCAACACTGCCACCAGCATTTACAATGAGTTACGACACAGTGCAAGACCAAGACTACTTCAGGCACcatttggggggaaaagaaaataaatgacttctTTACACACAGAGACATGGGTCAAAAGTAGACTCAGTGTGACAGTGAAACAGAAGAACCAAAGACAGAAGCATTACCTGAAACCAAGGGGAGAAAGGCGAAAGCCTCGGTCCCAAGTCACTCTACCTGAAAGTCTGATTTCTTCCATCCTTCTTTTTCCAGTGGCTTCCGCAGTTCCTTATATCCCCAGATTGTCTGTAATACAAGCGCGGCTGCTCGAACTTCTTTTTCTGAACGGTTCCTTTTAGGGAAATAACACCAGATGGAATTTGAATGTAAGACCAGGAAAGAAGCTGAGAACCTGTCCTTCCTAGTACAATGTAACATAAGAATATAAGTCCCCAAATGGGCAAGATCAGGTATTCACCGAGTGCTGTATCTTAActcaaacagtaaaaaaaaattgtctgatGGAAGAGTCTTATCAATCattatgacagaaaaaaaagcaGTACCTCCTTCACTCTACATGTAAATAAGGGGAAATCAACAGGGGAaagtccctccccagccccctcgcCCATATTCACATGCTCCCAGCTGGGACGGTTAAGTGTCAATTAATCTCACCCTGATTTGTTGATCAAAACCAGCTTCTCAATACCCTGGGTCTCCCGGAGCTTTTTGGCAGCCTCCAGGTTCTCAGCGATAACTTCGTTGACGGTGTTCAGAAGAGAGACCACTGTGTCCTCAGAGAAGTTCTGGGGAGAGCTCTGCTGTCCTCCTGGCAGGTTCTTGACCAAGTTAGGGATGGCATGTTTACCTGCGGCGCAAGACGGGAGGCATGTACACCGGGCGAGTCTGAGGGGCCCAACGCGCACCGCGCTGATCGCGTCAAGCGCAGGGCCGCCCGTGAGAACCAGCTCCAGGCTCCTGCAGGACGGTCACTGCAGGGGGCCAAGGGCCGGGACAGCCACGCGCGCTCTGTCCTTCCGGTCTGTCTGCTTCTTCTCTCCTTCAGCCACGCTGACAATCTGGATACCTTATGTCAAATATGCTACAGAGTCTAGTCAGATATCTTAATGAAAATGGTATACTGATTACTACCGTTTAATAGGACAGTCATTGTgaattttacaaaaacaaaaactgggctCTGTTTTATTAACTCTGGAGAAATTACTTAACATCCCGACTCTCAGTTTTCTTgttcgatttaaaaaaaaaaaaaacaagaaaaagtacCTTTGTAAAATGGTGACATTTAAATGAGAACATACAGAAATGCTTAACAATCCCTAGTAACAAAGTACAATGCTCAACAAATAAGATACTGTGTTTCCACTTTTGAAGAGTCATCACCTCTGCTCTTTCCAAGAACCATTAAACATGACCCTCTCTAAGGCCCCGGATTCACAAACTGTGCAGGGCCAGGGCTCTCCCTCAGCTGCTTCAACAAACAGGCTGAGTGCCTGCTGGATGAAAGGCGCTCTGCCAGATGCTGCGTGACGGGGAACAGCCAGCTCCTTACCGATTAATTCTTTGTTGCGAGCATCCACAGCCAGGTTTCTCAGGGCTCCAGATGCAGCTCTCACGACCCTCTCATGTTCATTGGTCAAGAGGTCAGCAATGGCGGAAAGAGCTTTCTCTTGACGAAGAGCTGAGCGGATGTATCGGCCATACTACAAGCAGCACGcagaaagaagcaaaacagaTTACAAACGACAGCAGACAGCAAGCTGAGTCCTTCCACCCCTGGATCAGCTTTGTATAAGGTTCTCACCGTCCAGCGCCCAGCACACAAGTTCTGGATGGCCCCGGCTGACGCTTCTAGGATGGCGGGATTCTTGCTCTCTTTGAGAAGTGATATGTATATCCGAACCACCTCTGGCTGGAATAACAGCTCATAGCCTGCACAAGAAAGGGCAAGAAAGTAGAGGGTGCTTAGCAGTGCCTACAAAGCAGGCTCTGGCTGGCTACAGTGCAGCATTAGGATTGACTCTGGGTTGATGAATTTCTGCTCCTATACCAGCAGGCTCTCTAAACACCCGCACCCACCCAAGAACAAACTCAGATTTGACTACATGCCTTCTCAAGAATAATTCATCCATGGCAAAAGCAGAACAGGTATCAACTCATATGcaattcctctctccttcctagtCTCTTCCCTAGCCACAGTTTACTTTGGCCTTGCCCAGCCCTCAAGGGATTCATTTCCTCATCGATAGTATTTAAGAGTTAAAGATTCCtcatttcaaatgaattatttctaaCTTAACTGAGTCATTCTGCTCACCTTAACTATGATTAAGTCAAAGGGTCTCTCACAAACTTAACAACATCTAAATTTTAATATCCATGGAGAGCTGCGAATTTTGGATTCACTATATCGATAAACATAAAAAGTTCCTGGTCTAGACTACCATCAGGTCCTTACCCTCAAGTAATCTGAATAACTGCCATAACAAGAAGTCCTTTGAAAGTCACTGTTATAgtattaaaaatttccaaatacttTAATCATCACTTCAAATTCCTTAAGTCAGGGGGACAGAACAGTGAACACCAGTGTATAACCTACTGGTAGGCTGCCAAACACTTATCTGTGGACGATGTTTATGAGAACCATGGAGcctgagaagaaaaagataacttACCTCGAGCAGGACTAGTTCTTTTAGGGAAATCCACTGTATCATTTGTTGGCTCCTctgtgggttttttccctttggaaatttaaaaaagaaagtggggggagaaaggataaaaagtttaagaaagggAAGAGTCCATTCAGTACATTCTTTATTCTTCGGTCAGAATCTTCCATCAGAGATGCATCAAGAGGGGCATaagacaaaacaacaaacaaaggaaaaaagacaggaTCCCCAGCTTGTCCCAGAAACAAGAACAGAACACGGGCAGCAGCTGGGTGAGATAAGGAGGACCGCTATTGCTGCTACTGTCCTCAGTTCTGGTAACAGGGGCTGCTGCCCAGAAAGAGCATGCTGTGAGCCATTCGCTCAGCAGAGCGCGACCCATTTCAGTGGCCTTCCTCAAATGAATTTTCCTACATGCATCCACAGGGAAGGGTTAGGCAAGGAAATGTCAGGGAAGCTAAAACCCAAACATGCAAATTAGAGGTAGGTAAGCACCTTAAAAGATTCCACTCACCTCTGGAGAACCACTCATCTTCCAGTGCATCACCCAAggtggaaaggagaggagagaaatgaaggaagaaaaacgCAGGAGAGAGATGTCAACAGGATCATGGGAAAATAAGCAGGGAAGCACAGAGGAGAAGACAAACCCAGGAAACAGAGGAGGAGTGGGGGAGAAGCCCCCAGACTAGCTGGACTCTCGGCCTCCACTGCCCAGCTACTGATGCTgacacccccaccacccccaccaccagcagcagcagcgtgaaGCTCACAGCACAGCGGACGCAGCAGCAGAGACACCCCTGACTGGGCAGGTCCCAGCACTGCTCAGCAAGCGTCCCACACGTACAGCTGGGAGTACCTAAGTACCTTCCTCTCCCCATCCCGCACAAGCGAGCAGGGGACAGGGAAGCAAGCCTCACCTTTGCCTTTTTTGGCCCCAAAGCAGCTGGCAGCGTGCGGCCCAGTATTGTTGGCGACGTTGGGAGGTGCCTCCTGGTAACGCTCTGCTTGTGGGATCTCCCGGTGAACTTGATACGACAGGTTCCGAAGGAGGCAAACACAGTTCTCCACAAGCTTGGGATCACAAAATAAAAGGTCCAGtgagagaagagaatgacaagtGATCTTCTAGCACGTACATGTTTCCATGATTCAGATATAGAAACAGTGATCCTCAAAAGCATAGCTCAACTCATTATCTCTCATCATGCCTCTTCAGTGCCCCCAAGCTTCTCAGAATTCTTTCAGCCTCAGGCTAATAAAGGTTTCTGCTACCCTTTGCTGTGCAACATAAAACTCAACGGCACACTGACTTTTtcctaattagaaaaaaatggaagtatgGCTAAACAGCCTTAAAATATGTAGGCAAaggaaattctaaaggaaacGGCTTTCTTCCAAGGCGAACACCCACTTTAAGGAGGGGGAGGCCAGTTCAGGTATCTAACGCTATTTGAAAGTCTGTCTTATGGGTGCCTACCCACTAACCTACCTTGCTATCCGAATCTTTCTGTCCAATCTCAGCCTGGACAATGAAAATGAGAGCATCCACCAACCCATCACACTCCCGAAGTTTCCGGCGCGCTTCACTCCTCTCCGAGCTGACATTCctgaggggagaaggggaagctTCAAGATGACTGAACTCCAGAAACCCTCTTAGTGCCCCTGGTCTCTACAAGCCTCCTTACTACCTTCCCACTGTAACAAACACAGAGCATCTATTAAAGGGGAGGCACCAGAGCTGAAAGAAAGCTGAAGTTCCTGCTTTCAGGACACATAAGCAGGCCAGGGAAGGGGGTGCATAAAGTATACTAACAACAATAATCTAAGACAGAATAGATACTGCTCACGTGAAAGTACAAATGGAGAATGAGGGCAGGGCACACAGGAGTATAtcccaaagagagaaagaatgtacTGCACATTTATAGGATACAAGAGAAAGAACTCAGGAGAACTTTCATGGAATAAAAACACCTGAGTCAGGCCtcaaaagataaataagcagaTCGGCCCTGCAGACAGGGGAAGGACTCTTCCCCACGCTCTCCTTCCAGTATGCTGTATCCATTTGCTGCATTTATCACAGGCCAACTTGAAatacaaataattaaatacacagacacacataagcCCAGGACTAGACAACGGCCTTACACTGTTGGTTTTGAACAAATTATATTAACAAAGTCAAAGAGGCACAGAAGTGAGGAAGATGTGTGGGAACTGCAAGTAAACCATACAAGGCATATATGGTATGCAAGGGGGTAGCGACAGGCAGAAACACAGGATGGGGTCATGGTACGCAATACAAACAGGAATGGAGCCTGGATGACAGACTAAGGGACTTAAACATGCTTTGAAAGCAACTTAAGTTAGTCTTTAAGAGCTCAGTCTTCACGCGCTCCCAGCCCTCCTGGTACCTGAGGCAGCCGGCTGTGTTGGTGAGCACAGACTCCCACTCGATGTGGCGTGGCTTACAGTCTTCGCCAGGTTCCCGCTCCCAGCCTGAATGCGGAATGATCACTTCATCCGTCAAGGCATGCAGCGCGTGGTCCACAATCTCCATTTTTATGGAGTCATGGGATGAGAGATTCCACAGGGTTCCTGGCAGAGACCACTCATCAGAcagttctccagcaccatgacAGTTATGTCTGAAGAATGCCAAAGAGAAACCCCTTTCCCAACATTTCTCAGTCTTCCCCAATGACCAAATACCTTGTAATGATATTCAAGCTTTAGTTTGCTACTcttgataatatattttacattatggctcaaaacaaacacacacatcatgAAGTAAGGCTTCataaaacaataattattatAAGCAATACTTTCTGGGCTCACTACACCCATTTCTTAATCTCACCACCACTGACATTTTGGGCCAGGTAATTTTCGTTGTGGAGAGCTATCCCACTCATCATTAAATGAGTATATCTCAGGCCTTCAGTCATTAGATACCAATAGCACTCCCTCCCACCACCTACCTCCCCAAGTTATGACAACTGAATACCTGCAGACATTGCAAACGTCCTCTGGGGGCAAGATCACCCCCGACTGAGAACTAATGATCTGtgctatttctttccctttctcttgggATGCTGACTGTGATCCACAAAGTTGTGTTCAACACAAACTAATGGAACATGCCCCAATCACCTCAGACCAACTACTGGGTAGTAAAACAGGTCCGTTATTAGCAGTTCCTGTACATTTAAGACAGAAGCCAAGCATCTGGAATTTTAAGCGAAATCTTCTGCGTTTAAAACATTAGCAAACAATGCTTTAAAATCAgacttccctgacggctcagacggtaaagaatctgcctgcggtacaggagacccaagttcaatccccgggtcaggaagatcccctggagaaaggaatggcaacccactccagtgtttgaAATCTGGAAAAGCTTGCACAATCTCTGACCCTAAACCGAGAGGCTCCGCTCGGGCCTGGAACTCACCAGTAATGACTTCAGTGAGGTCCATGTCACGAGCCTTTCGGAGCAAGCGCACGAGAGCAGGGACACCATCACAGTTTTTTATAGCAATCTTGTTATCCTGGTCACGCCCAAAAGAGAGATTCTTGAGCGCGCCACAGGCTCCGAGGTGCACTTCCTTTTTGGGGTGGCCTAAGAGCCCCACCAGCACGGGGATGCCCTTGAGCCTCCGGACGTCGGTCTTCACCTTGTCGTTGCGGAAGCACAAGTGCTGCAGGTAGGCTGCTGCATTGGACTTGACGGCGTCCAGGCGGTAGCCCAGCATGGCAATCACCTCCGGCAGCTCCGGCTGCCTccagctggggggcgggggcccaCCCTTGCGCAGGCTGTCTAGGCTGGCCAGACTCCCCCGTTCGTGCTGGGCCAGAGGAGCCCAGTAGTACTGGTCTGAGGGCACCTCCTCACCGATCATGTCTTCATAGCTCCTGCGGGGTTGGAAGGAccgagagagagaaaagaacacacCAAGctgtcatgtctggttctttggaGAGCTCCCATTACCCCTCATCTTCAAGAAAGGAAGAACCCCAGCTCTAGCATACTAGATCTCATCTCTCCTTTGCATAAAGAATATACTGATCAATTTTTGTTAATGAGATAAGAATTGTTTTAAAGGCATCTGCAATTACAATAAAGCTATCGTTTATTTTCTCTGACATTTACTAGCTTGGAGGAACAACAAACATTTGGACAGTTGATCACTAAAAAGATCCAAATCCTGACTGCTTAGTACTTGAATGATACCTGATACCTAATAAGTTCTCCAGATAAACACTGAAATAAACCTTCAGACAGCAGAGTTAATGAAACCAATGAACTTGGCAGCAGAGAAATCAGCGAACAACGTTTGAGACCAGCTCTCGTGAGGCATTTACACACAGGAAACAGCTGACGGGTAAGACTCTTAAACACATTTCACCTTTAAGCCTCTCCTTACCCTATTttggaaactattttttaaacagagagaAAGTGAGCTTCTTAGAGTCTCTTTCTGAGAGTAACAGCAGCAGAGGACGCCATGCTGCCTCACGTAGGACTTAGCTTTGGTGCTGACGAGCTACAAGCTTGAACAGGAGTTTGCACAGTTCATCCCAAGGCCATCTTTGCTACTCAACTCATGGGTTTGAGACAGGATTTCTAGTCTCCAATTTCTAAAGCCAAAACTTCTAGTTCTTTCAAAATCGACACTCCTGGCCACCATCACATTTGGGATACCAAACCACTgagaaaagaaatacagacagagcaactgaaggtaaagaaaaataccTAACCCGAGATAAGCTTCCTACTCCGTACTACCGACCACCACTAGAGGGTGAGTCTGTCACACTATtatttattcataacagccaggAAGGAAGAGACCCATTATCTGCAAGCTCATCTCACTCAGAGGCTCCCACAGGAGAGGGGAGAGTCCATTGTGTGGAACACTCCAAATAAGCCTCTTGTTTACTCCACAAAACCACTCCCACTGTTACCAAACCTTCAAGGTTAGCTTGAGCAGAGGGCCTGCGTCAGAGCTGTCAACATTAACCACTCAAACACAATTCAAATGGACAAAgcagtcagtttaaaaaaaaaaatcactattttttaGTATCACTGAAACAAAATACACAGGTTATATAGCTAAGTGTTAAGAGTAGGCTACTAAACAGCATATCAAGTAAGATTCCATTTCAGGAGGGAAAAAGAAGGACGTGTGTAAGGAAAAGAACACAAAAGAAAAGCATAAGAATGCTAAGGGAAGTTCCTTATCAATGGATGGTGTGCTCTGCTGGTTTTGTGCTGAAGacgtttttacttttattattattttaatataaagcaATTGCAAAACAATCACCACAACGATTTTGGTCACTTTTACAAGTAGGTCATGACATTCTTTCCTTTGTCTTACAAATAACAAAGCTGTGCCCAAAAGGATTAAATGACTTGCCTAGGGCTACACAGCTAATGGCAAAGGCACAGCTAGAACCGATGTCTCAGGTTCAGCGCTTTCTCCACTCATCTTTCTGCATTCCTGTATTCACTTGACCTCGCGAGGCCAAGAACAGGAAGCAGCAAATGTTCTTGGCTAGTCGAGCAGGTTTCCAAGTCCAGTGCcaccctggaataaacccaagaACCAAGCCCAAACCCTCTTTCTTTATGTCAACTGCCCCAAccagggacaacagagaatgaccTGGCCACCCCACTCACTGAGACCGTCAGTGCACTGACGAGAAGTCAGGAAAAGCACACGTGTCACCAAGGAGCCACCACCCGAGCCGACTCCTGTGGGGACGGCTGTCATCAGCTGCTGCTCATGCTGCACACAGCGAAGACCTGCCACACACACCCCAGGAATAAAACATGAGTCACATGGGAGTTGGATTTGCTGTTCAAAAGATACCTGAGAGGTGAGTGACTCAGGCTCAGATAATGGGGCCTCTAGCCTGGGCCCAGCCCAGTCTGCTGTTAAGCAAAGCTACCTAATAAGAGTAATACCAGCACCAAGGCATCTGCTTTAGAAAGTCATGACCTCGCAGAGAAATTCAGCAACAGCTGGTAAGATATTCTTACCATTAAGACA
This sequence is a window from Odocoileus virginianus isolate 20LAN1187 ecotype Illinois chromosome 10, Ovbor_1.2, whole genome shotgun sequence. Protein-coding genes within it:
- the CTNND1 gene encoding catenin delta-1 isoform X3, with product MDDSEVESPASILASVKEQEAQFEKLTRALEEERRHVSAQLERVRVSPQDASPLLANGTLTRRHQNGRFVGDADLERQKFSDLNLNGPQDHSHILYSTIPRMQEPGQIVETYTEEDPEGAMSVVSVETSDDGTTRRTETTVKKVVKTVTTRTVQPVPMGPDGLPVDASSLSNSYIQTLGRDFRKNGNGGPGPYVGQAGTATLPRNFHYPPDGYSRHYEDGYPGSGDNYGSLSRVTRIEERYRPSMEGYRAPSRQDVYGPQPQVRVGGSSVDLHRFHPEPYGLEDDQRSMGYDDVDYGMASDYGAGRRAGTPSDPRRRLRSYEDMIGEEVPSDQYYWAPLAQHERGSLASLDSLRKGGPPPPSWRQPELPEVIAMLGYRLDAVKSNAAAYLQHLCFRNDKVKTDVRRLKGIPVLVGLLGHPKKEVHLGACGALKNLSFGRDQDNKIAIKNCDGVPALVRLLRKARDMDLTEVITGTLWNLSSHDSIKMEIVDHALHALTDEVIIPHSGWEREPGEDCKPRHIEWESVLTNTAGCLRNVSSERSEARRKLRECDGLVDALIFIVQAEIGQKDSDSKLVENCVCLLRNLSYQVHREIPQAERYQEAPPNVANNTGPHAASCFGAKKGKGKKPTEEPTNDTVDFPKRTSPARGYELLFQPEVVRIYISLLKESKNPAILEASAGAIQNLCAGRWTYGRYIRSALRQEKALSAIADLLTNEHERVVRAASGALRNLAVDARNKELIGKHAIPNLVKNLPGGQQSSPQNFSEDTVVSLLNTVNEVIAENLEAAKKLRETQGIEKLVLINKSGNRSEKEVRAAALVLQTIWGYKELRKPLEKEGWKKSDFQVNLNNASRSQSSHSYDDSTLPLIDRSQKSDKKPDREEIQMSSMGSNTKSLDNSYSTLNERGEHSRTLDRSADLGETEPLKGAPLMQDEGQEPLEEELDVLFVDDEGYPMSHPPMQKI
- the CTNND1 gene encoding catenin delta-1 isoform X4, giving the protein MDDSEVESPASILASVKEQEAQFEKLTRALEEERRHVSAQLERVRVSPQDASPLLANGTLTRRHQNGRFVGDADLERQKFSDLNLNGPQDHSHILYSTIPRMQEPGQIVETYTEEDPEGAMSVVSVETSDDGTTRRTETTVKKVVKTVTTRTVQPVPMGPDGLPVDASSLSNSYIQTLGRDFRKNGNGGPGPYVGQAGTATLPRNFHYPPDGYSRHYEDGYPGSGDNYGSLSRVTRIEERYRPSMEGYRAPSRQDVYGPQPQVRVGGSSVDLHRFHPEPYGLEDDQRSMGYDDVDYGMASDYGAGRRAGTPSDPRRRLRSYEDMIGEEVPSDQYYWAPLAQHERGSLASLDSLRKGGPPPPSWRQPELPEVIAMLGYRLDAVKSNAAAYLQHLCFRNDKVKTDVRRLKGIPVLVGLLGHPKKEVHLGACGALKNLSFGRDQDNKIAIKNCDGVPALVRLLRKARDMDLTEVITGTLWNLSSHDSIKMEIVDHALHALTDEVIIPHSGWEREPGEDCKPRHIEWESVLTNTAGCLRNVSSERSEARRKLRECDGLVDALIFIVQAEIGQKDSDSKLVENCVCLLRNLSYQVHREIPQAERYQEAPPNVANNTGPHAASCFGAKKGKDEWFSRGKKPTEEPTNDTVDFPKRTSPARGYELLFQPEVVRIYISLLKESKNPAILEASAGAIQNLCAGRWTYGRYIRSALRQEKALSAIADLLTNEHERVVRAASGALRNLAVDARNKELIGKHAIPNLVKNLPGGQQSSPQNFSEDTVVSLLNTVNEVIAENLEAAKKLRETQGIEKLVLINKSGNRSEKEVRAAALVLQTIWGYKELRKPLEKEGWKKSDFQVNLNNASRSQSSHSYDDSTLPLIDRSQKSDKKPDREEIQMSSMGSNTKSLDNSYSTLNERGEHSRTLDRSADLGETEPLKGAPLMQKI